In Calliopsis andreniformis isolate RMS-2024a chromosome 8, iyCalAndr_principal, whole genome shotgun sequence, one DNA window encodes the following:
- the LOC143182395 gene encoding transmembrane protein 138, protein MNTLNTNKYLATIIVQYLILFFDIFVNSFAGFCRQNPIYLLILYVVQDFCLIMTLTVLLVNFFSTYIFQVGLIQLLYTKFRITLILCIAYMILSISLHTWHIKMHWLSPLRYYWTKDFHVLYSLHRGVAVLYYYFYKRASLRIADPRFYESSTWMQNEFSLS, encoded by the exons ATGAATACCTTAAATACAAACAAATATTTGGCAACTATAATTGTGCAGTATCTGATATTGTTTTTCGATATTTTCGTTAATTCATTCGCTGGATTTTGTAGACAAAATCCAATTTATTTATTGATCCTTTATGT GGTGCAAGACTTCTGTCTTATCATGACCCTTACAGTTCTTTTAGTGAATTTTTTTTCCACTTACATCTTCCAG GTAGGATTAATACAATTACTGTACACAAAATTTCGTATCACGTTAATATTATGCATTGCATATATGATATTAAGCATTAGCTTGCATACATGGCACATTAAAATGCATTGGTTGTCACCTCTCAGATATTACTGGACAAAAGATTTTCATGTTCTTTACTCATTACATAGAGGAG TTGCAGTCTTGTATTACTACTTCTATAAAAGGGCATCTCTCAGAATTGCGGATCCAAGATTCTATGAAAGTTCTACATGGATGCAAAATGAATTCAGTCTTTCATAA
- the LOC143182591 gene encoding E3 SUMO-protein ligase ZBED1: protein MESKSLTLSNNGKSASTDESKSDMQMVLAKMMEEKHTYTYKKLVVPMSMRSIYWKFFGFPATDDGDILTKVKIVCILCKTQIAYNRNTSNLRMHLQNKHAQELLELEASNPPRRQVLSQETKERRAQKRLLKAGLTPAQHIYTTNADGTVQIDGDIQFVTDPNISLSNIEDDITIGQPLRVMIKSGSNIGNNSQNVAFLMPEDNPINQSSIDGKTVSDAIAEFIIMDLQLPEVVEGRGFQRLVATLRSPCEIPSKNKLEEEIIPKIYDTFRESVATTLSCITSEVGLTIEEWRSNSDERFVTVSVYYQNAGEPVLECKVLSTIHAPLDWEESQWGNTIDSLLLDWDLKIERITAVVVATSRTELLSALTNRGLTLVPCLLHTLQVCAQACFENPEVAAILSKCRAAIGAIISHPAASAALTMQEQLLELEENTMLMDYPPVWTSTYNMLEQMVLRRNIVTSILESMEGIDQEGVDLTNDQWKIVEDLVNVLEPFKVTIMTLSEEKMPLISLLKPLLWQLVSSHLKVKETDSDTARTFKESLSDMLCDRYADYNVTLLLQIATTLDPRFKQLPYATEEDKNLVATPIKEMLTKLIQEESGDSSTNVKAEEEPPSKKNRMSGMELLLGGLCSNKSGMPAEEKADLELVQYHSESTAPLDYCPLQWWAKISAKCPNLGKLACRYNCVPACCAPPSRIPAEVQVLYDTRRAALPPHLIEKLLFLHGNHTV from the exons ATGGAAAGTAAATCGTTAACATTATCTAACAATGGAAAGTCTGCGTCGACAGACGAATCAAAAAGCGATATGCAAATGGTACTCGCAAAAATGATGGAAGAGAAACACACGTACACCTATAAGAAATTAGTGGTACCTATGTCCATGCGGAGTATATACTGGAAGTTTTTCGGATTTCCAGCGACAGACGATGGCGATATTCTGACTAAAGTTAAAATCGTTTGCATATTGTGTAAAACTCAGATTGCTTATAATCGTAATACGAGTAATTTACGTATGCACTTGCAAAATAAGCATGCTCAAGAGCTGTTAGAACTAGAAGCTAGTAATCCTCCACGAAGGCAAGTACTATCTCAGGAAACAAAGGAGCGAAGAGCACAGAAGAGACTATTGAAAGCAGGTTTAACCCCTGCACAGCATATTTACACTACCAATGCAGATGGTACGGTTCAAATAGATGGAGATATACAGTTTGTCACAGATCCAAATATAAGTTTATCCAACATTGAAGATGATATTACAATAGGTCAGCCTTTACGGGTAATGATTAAAAGTGGTTCTAATATTGGAAACAATAGTCAGAATGTGGCCTTCCTTATGCCAGAAGATAATCCCATTAACCAGTCAAgtattgatggaaaaactgtgtcagATGCTATAGCTGAATTTATTATAATGGACTTGCAGTTACCAGAGGTAGTAGAAGGTAGAGGTTTCCAAAGGTTGGTAGCAACATTACGCTCACCTTGTGAGATTCCTAGTAAAAATAAATTAGAAGAAGAAATAATACCAAAGATTTATGATACATTTCGTGAATCAGTTGCAACAACTCTGTCTTGTATTACTAGTGAAGTAGGTTTAACTATTGAAGAGTGGAGATCAAATTCTGATGAACGTTTTGTTACTGTTTCTGTGTATTATCAGAATGCTGGTGAACCTGTTCTAGAATGTAAAGTATTAAGTACAATTCATGCACCTTTAGATTGGGAGGAATCTCAGTGGGGTAATACAATAGATTCATTGTTACTTGATTGGGATTTGAAAATAGAAAGAATAACTGCAGTAGTGGTAGCCACATCCAGAACAGAATTGTTATCTGCTCTAACAAACAGGGGATTAACATTAGTTCCTTGCTTACTTCATACATTGCAAGTGTGTGCTCAAGCATGCTTTGAGAATCCAGAAGTTGCTGCTATATTATCCAAATGTAGAGCAGCTATTGGAGCTATTATAAGTCATCCAGCTGCATCTGCAGCTTTAACTATGCAAGAACAGTTATTAGAG ttGGAAGAAAACACCATGTTAATGGATTATCCACCTGTATGGACATCCACATATAATATGCTAGAGCAAATGGTTCTACGCCGTAATATTGTGACATCAATCTTAGAGAGTATGGAAGGCATTGATCAAGAAGGAGTTGATTTAACAAATGATCAGTGGAAGATTGTTGAGGATCTTGTAAATGTTCTTGAGCCATTTAAGGTTACTATTATGACACTTAGCGAAGAAAAAATGCCTTTAATATCTTTATTAAAGCCATTATTATGGCAACTTGTATCTTCCCATCTCAAAGTAAAAGAAACTGATAGTGATACAGCAAGAACTTTTAAAGAGTCCTTGTCTGATATGCTTTGTGATAGATATGCAGATTACAATGTTACCCTGTTACTTCAAATTGCAACTACTTTAGATCCTAG GTTTAAACAACTACCATATGCTACTGAAGAAGATAAAAATTTGGTAGCTACTCCTATAAAAGAAATGttgacaaaattaatacaagaaGAATCTGGAGATAGTAGTACGAATGTTAAAGCTGAAGAAGAACCTCCAAGTAAAAAAAATCGTATGTCag GTATGGAACTTTTACTTGGAGGTCTCTGTTCAAATAAAAGTGGGATGCCTGCAGAAGAGAAGGCTGATCTTGAACTTGTTCAGTATCACTCAGAATCCACTGCACCACTTGATTATTGTCCCCTCCAGTGGTGGGCTAAAATTTCTGCCAAGTGTCCAAACTTAGGAAAGCTGGCTTGTAGATATAATTGTGTGCCTGCATGCTGTGCACCACCATCTAGGATTCCAGCAGAAGTACAAGTTTTATATGATACAAGGCGTGCCGCCTTACCTCCGCATCTGATAGAAAAACTACTCTTTCTTCATGGTAATCACACCGTTTGA
- the Pig-b gene encoding phosphatidylinositol glycan anchor biosynthesis class B has protein sequence MQISKKNKALSFLILWRFVSVFFVQTADVPDEYWQSLEVAHRLAFGYGYLTWEWITKIRSYIYPFLIHIIYQILAFISLDYVWMLTTIPRIFQAIISAYGEYRFYKWTNNKWTLYSLCINWYWYYCATRTLMNTIETACTMIALSVFPWRDSNNKDINFLWIVGFMCMIRPTAAIIWLPLCLYHLCTSLQNKLTLIGQYCIVGIVCCLCSTLLDIYCYGTLVFSPWEFFRVNILHKIGDAYGTHHLLWYIFCGLPVLLGLYYPVFLLCCWQIIKYSANFHRQAILLIVIAWTLCIYSLLSHKEFRFLLPLLPMIIYICTSCTFRLNIKHTKIARKICIIFIIITNLIPAIYFCMIHQRGSLDVTKILQKELVYSDNATSLLFLTPCHAIPLYSHLHVNVPTRILTCEPNLNNSANYVDEAEIFFANPVEWLTQNYDNNTALPSHIITFNNTAAKIKSFLTRYQLRYEVFHTHFPQSNYGEFIHLYKRK, from the coding sequence ATGCAGATATCCAAGAAAAATAAAGCGTTATCCTTTTTAATATTATGGAGGTTTGTTTCTGTCTTTTTTGTACAAACTGCTGATGTACCAGACGAATATTGGCAGTCATTAGAAGTGGCTCATCGTTTAGCATTTGGATATGGATATCTCACATGGGAATGGATTACAAAGATCCGTAGTTACATCTATCCATTTCTTATACATATTATCTATCAAATATTGGCATTCATATCCTTAGATTATGTATGGATGTTAACAACAATACCTAGAATCTTTCAAGCAATTATCAGTGCTTATGGAGAATACAGATTTTACAAGTGGACCAACAACAAATGGACATTGTACAGTTTATGCATAAATTGGTACTGGTATTATTGTGCCACACGTACTCTAATGAATACAATAGAAACAGCATGTACTATGATAGCTTTGTCAGTATTTCCATGGCGTGACAGTAACAACAAAGATATCAACTTTTTATGGATTGTGGGATTTATGTGTATGATAAGACCTACTGCTGCTATAATATGGTTACCTTTATGTCTGTACCATTTATGTACTAGTTTACAAAACAAATTAACTCTAATAGGTCAATATTGTATAGTAGGTATTGTTTGTTGTTTGTGTTCTACATTATTGGATATATATTGTTATGGCACATTAGTCTTTTCTCCTTGGGAGTTTTTTCGTGTAAACATATTGCATAAAATTGGGGATGCATATGGAACACATCATTTATTATGGTATATTTTTTGTGGGTTGCCAGTGCTTCTAGGATTATATTATCCTGTCTTTTTATTGTGTTGTTggcaaataataaaatattctgcCAACTTTCATCGTCAAGCAATTTTATTAATAGTCATTGCTTGGACACTCTGCATTTATTCTCTCTTGTCTCATAAAGAGTTTAGGTTTTTATTGCCTCTTTTGCCAAtgattatatacatatgtacttcTTGTACATTTCGTTTGAATATTAAGCATACAAAAATAGCAcgaaaaatatgtataatatttataataatcacGAATCTGATTCCTGCTATTTACTTTTGTATGATACATCAACGTGGATCCCTAGATGTAACAAAAATTCTCCAGAAGGAACTTGTTTATTctgataatgcaaccagtttgttgtTTCTTACTCCATGTCATGCTATACCTTTGTACAGCCATTTACATGTAAATGTCCCTACAAGAATACTAACTTGTGaacctaatcttaataattctgCAAATTACGTAGACGAAGCGGAAATATTTTTCGCAAATCCAGTAGAGTGGCTTACTCaaaattacgataataatactgCGCTGCCTAGTCATATCATAACATTTAATAATACTGCAGCAAAAATAAAGTCATTCTTAACGCGTTATCAGCTTAGATATGAGGTGTTCCATACGCATTTTCCTCAATCAAACTATGGAGAATTCATACACTTGTACAAACGTAAATAA
- the LOC143182590 gene encoding RNA-binding protein fusilli: MQTTGSRGPSHLVALYVATAGLQGNALGSDEEEITLLVYVLIDVLQNKVLGRQQYIVRPMVMDESCTPGTGSDNPAVAGSSGVISEAALAHAPALTEKTVREHGISLDQAIQQFEAWWSSMSCVTSGSAPRFVVDGQAPLRQCLHPEACNKDIELPEHYTLFHDLRKEFVACYSTHGELSTFGIQEMLEYFGLPSDTENDYHVKEIQDMISVMQRMIKDGHVFQTPEVVNIVLEPGICSKDEEVDNGCVVRARGLPWQSSDQDIAKFFRGLNVAKGGVALCLSPMGRRNGEALVRFINKEHRDMALKRHKHHMGGRYIEVYKASGEDFVGVAGGTSGEAHAFLSRGAQVIVRMRGLPYDCVAKQVLDFFLSGQKPCHVLDGEDGVLFVKKPDGRATGDAFVLFAKEEDAVKALSKHRDCIGSRYIELFRSTIAEVQQVLNRATDPKQVVLPTPPIPQLPPILPQHIITSGTRKDCVRLRGLPYEALVEHILEFMGEHSKNIVYQGVHMVYNAQGQPSGEAFIQMDSESSAYACASQRHHRYMIYGKKQRYIEVFQCSGDDMNLVLTGAVTPPSTKALLSPGTLTTQNPATLTHPPPPTPVPVPVPTAQPPLWDIHALVQAQAQAQAQAQAQAQAQVQAQAQAIRNQDFWLMALASNPPPTSTTPASPTSSVTTKTLALPGPNPQHQIPAYAMAPPAAAAAAAAAAALHAQQPAPAPFLLFNVPSRIPILRAPTHHSLLTPIVQAGPINHTAIMGLKRSWETAFPPDTQNTVAKRATWHTPATAFAQAPATAPGLPYPAQFYPQI, encoded by the exons ATGCAGACCACGGGCTCGAGGGGACCCAGCCACCTGGTCGCCCTTTACGTGGCGACCGCTGGTCTCCAGGGGAACGCTCTCGGTTCTGACGAGGAGGAGATCACGCTGCTTGTGTATGTGCTCATCGACGTGCTGCAGAACAAG GTGCTGGGCAGGCAACAGTATATTGTACGACCGATGGTAATGGACGAAAGTTGTACGCCTGGAACCGGTAGCGACAATCCGGCAGTCGCCGGAAGTAGTGGAGTGATCAGCGAAGCAGCGCTGGCGCATGCTCCAGCGCTAACAGAGAAAACAGTTCGAGAGCACGGAATCTCCCTGGATCAGGCGATCCAGCAG TTCGAGGCATGGTGGTCGTCCATGTCGTGCGTGACGTCCGGTTCTGCGCCACGTTTCGTCGTAGACGGCCAGGCGCCATTGAGACAATGCTTGCACCCGGAGGCCTGCAACAAAGACATCGAGCTGCCAGAGCACTACACCCTCTTTCACGACCTCCGCAAGGAATTCGTCGCCTGTTATTCAACTCATGGGGAGCTTTCAACGTTTGGCATACAGGAGATGTTGGAAT ATTTCGGCTTACCGTCAGATACGGAGAACGATTATCATGTGAAAGAAATACAAGATATGATCAGCGTAATGCAAAGAATGATCAAGGATG GTCACGTCTTCCAAACTCCTGAGGTAGTTAACATTGTTTTAGAACCTGGTATATG CTCAAAAGATGAGGAAGTTGACAATGGCTGTGTAGTAAGAGCACGAGGTCTACCTTGGCAATCTTCTGACCAGGATATAGCAAAATTTTTTCGTGGTTTAAATGTTGCTAA GGGTGGTGTAGCTCTGTGTTTAAGTCCTATGGGAAGACGTAACGGAGAAGCATTGGTACGTTTTATTAACAAAGAACATAGAGATATGGCATTAAAAAGACATAAACACCACATGGGAGGTCGGTATATAGAGGTTTACAAAGCCTCTGGAGAAGATTTTGTCGGTGTAGCTGGAGGAACAAGTGGTGAAGCTCATGCATTTTTGTCACGAGGAGCGCAAGTAATCGTGAGAATGAGAGGCTTACCATATGACTGCGTTGCTAAGCAAGTG CTCGACTTCTTTCTATCAGGGCAAAAGCCTTGTCACGTATTAGACGGGGAAGATGGAGTTCTGTTCGTTAAGAAACCAGATGGTAGGGCAACTGGAGACGCTTTCGTCCTATTTGCAAAAGAGGAGGATGCTGTGAAGGCCTTGAGCAAACACAGAGATTGCATTGGTAGCCGGTATATCGAACTCTTTCGAAGTACAATTGCCGAGGTACAACAG GTTCTGAACAGGGCGACTGATCCAAAACAAGTTGTATTACCAACACCACCTATTCCACAGCTTCCTCCAATACTTCCACAACACATTATTACGTCCGGCACACGTAAAGATTGCGTCCGGTTACGTGGTCTTCCCTACGAGGCACTCGTAGAACATATTCTTGAATTCATGGGCGAGCACTCGAAGAATATCGTTTACCAAGGTGTTCATATGGTTTATAATGCTCAA GGTCAGCCATCCGGCGAGGCATTCATTCAAATGGACAGTGAAAGTTCGGCGTACGCGTGCGCTTCGCAGCGGCACCATCGGTATATGATCTATGGCAAGAAGCAACGATATATCGAAGTGTTCCAGTGCAGCGGGGACGACATGAATCTGGTGTTGACGGGCGCGGTAACGCCGCCGTCCACCAAGGCTCTGCTATCACCCGGTACGTTGACCACACAAAATCCCGCCACTTTGACACATCCGCCTCCGCCTACGCCGGTACCGGTCCCGGTACCGACGGCGCAGCCACCCCTCTGGGATATTCACGCGCTAGTACAGGCTCAAGCCCAAGCACAGGCGCAGGCTCAGGCGCAAGCTCAAGCTCAGGTTCAAGCTCAGGCGCAGGCGATCCGAAATCAGGACTTTTGGTTGATGGCTTTAGCCTCGAATCCACCGCCCACCTCCACCACTCCTGCCTCCCCGACTTCTTCAGTCACGACTAAGACACTGGCTCTGCCTGGTCCAAATCCGCAGCATCAGATTCCTGCGTATGCCATGGCTCCTCCAGCGGCGGCCGCGGCTGCAGCTGCTGCCGCTGCTCTTCACGCTCAACAACCAGCCCCGGCGCCTTTTCTACTCTTCAACGTTCCCTCCAGAATCCCTATTCTACGGGCGCCAACGCATCACAGCTTATTGACGCCCATCGTCCAGGCTGGCCCTATCAATCACACTGCTATTATGGGACTCAAACGATCTTGGGAAACTGCTTTCCCACCAGACACGCAGAACACTGTCGCGAAACGCGCTACTTGGCACACACCTGCCACAGCGTTCGCGCAGGCTCCGGCTACGGCCCCTGGCTTGCCCTATCCTGCTCAATTTTATCCTCAGATATGA
- the LOC143182593 gene encoding uncharacterized protein LOC143182593 produces the protein MLPPPPVAIFPPAAAMLPRGPPQFAAPYPPPIFYWPYPSPPVSPTNYYNPANVGGIAAIPQQATLLTPAECLQLPPGATVPATTTSTAEPPRIDAFLPRMDLEKRVPVPAPPQAECNPFVEVFMV, from the exons ATGTTGCCACCACCGCCAGTCGCGATATTCCCACCTGCGGCTGCAATGCTACCCCGTGGACCACCTCAGTTCGCGGCACCTTATCCGCCTCCAATTTTCTATTGGCCTTATCCATCGCCGCCAGTCAGTCCTACTAATTACTACAATCCTGCGAATGTTGGCGGTATAGCAGCGATTCCTCAGCAAGCGACATTG CTGACTCCAGCAGAGTGTCTTCAGCTGCCACCAGGTGCAACAGTACCAGCAACTACTACATCGACGGCGGAACCACCACGTATCGATGCTTTCCTCCCACGAATGGATCTGGAGAAGCGTGTTCCTGTTCCTGCACCTCCTCAAGCGGAGTGCAACCCTTTCGTCGAGGTTTTCATGGTTTGA